In the Gossypium arboreum isolate Shixiya-1 chromosome 10, ASM2569848v2, whole genome shotgun sequence genome, one interval contains:
- the LOC108488070 gene encoding monothiol glutaredoxin-S7-like, whose translation MERVTKLASEKSVVIFSKSSCCMSHTIKTLFYDLGVYPAVHELDEIPGGCEIEQTLLRLGCNPSVPAVFIGGELVGGANKIMSLHLNRSLIPMLRQVGALWV comes from the coding sequence ATGGAGAGAGTGACAAAGCTGGCATCTGAGAAGTCGGTGGTAATCTTCAGCAAGAGTTCGTGTTGCATGTCCCACACCATCAAAACCCTTTTCTACGACCTCGGGGTTTACCCTGCAGTTCACGAGCTCGATGAGATCCCTGGAGGATGCGAAATCGAACAGACACTCCTAAGGCTCGGTTGTAATCCTTCCGTTCCGGCTGTCTTCATTGGTGGTGAACTTGTTGGTGGAGCTAACAAGATCATGAGTCTTCATCTTAATCGGTCCTTAATCCCAATGCTTAGACAAGTGGGAGCCCTTTGGGTTTAA